Sequence from the Ziziphus jujuba cultivar Dongzao chromosome 9, ASM3175591v1 genome:
tactaaaatataaaagtaaaaataaatacaataaattaatattgttgtcCATAATTTGCAGATTCTAACCCTATAGAGCTTACCATAAAATAGGTTACACGGCATATTAGATATTCattgacacacacacacacacacatatatatatatatatatatatatagagtcttTTTATGATAAGGTCCAACTTGATCAAAATGGTGCtgtttaaaaatatactaaaaattGTAACCATTGGATTCAAAACCATAGATACGGACGGCTCAAATTTAAAGTTTCCTGACATGAGAAAAATTGCTGAAATTCTCTTTCCGCCCGATGCCATGGCTCTGCTCACACCATCAATTAAAGGATTCCCAGCAAAAGAAAagcattattaataaataaataaataaataaagctccACAATCTCTATACTAGATAtggttcccaaaaaaaaacaatcaaacaaaccttttaaaattttattcctCCTCCCTAGCTGCTTTCGCTGGCTTCTTCTAATAATTCCGAGAGAGGAACCCAATAGACTAAAAGCTAGAAGACAAAAAGTCATAGTAAAACAAgctaagcatatatatacatataccttTGGAGATGGAGACGGAGCTAGAGGCGAATTAGGTTTGCAAGAGGCAACAAATTGTGGAAATCAAGGGAACCCTTATGCAAATTCATGGTTTGGATTCAACCTCAACGACTTTGCCATCAAGGAATTGGGTTTTGAACCAATTATGAGACAGATATGCGGCCAACTATTTGTATTGCATCGATCGTAGGAAACGGGCCGCATAAGACAAAGGGCTGATGCAAACGACATCATCGACACCATTCTCGCTGGATTCTGCAAGCTGTTTCTTGCTTAGGTTTAGTTACATGTACAAGTACAACTAGatgatttttttgaatattgaaaGCACCAAAGTCGACGTTTTTATTgcttaaaagcgttggctttcctcatcatttttttttttttgcctttttctttgtaagaaaaataactttctttttttttaatattgaaagcaCCAATGCCAATGCTTTTATGCTTAAAAGTGTTGGATTTtccctattaattttttttttggcctttttgtttgtaaaaaaaacaaagaaaataaaaacttctaaaattttgatgcattttaaaaacaaaaaaacaaaaaaatttgatggaaaaGCCGTCGGCTTTGGtgctttcaatattaaaaaacaaaaaaagagaaccTTGTTTTtcttccaaagaaaaaaaaaatgatgggtAAAATCAACACATACAAGTGTTAGCTTTGGtgctttcaatatttttttaaaataaaattatttttcttataaagaaaaggcaaaaaaaaaaaaaaaaaaagaggaaagtcAACGCTTTTAAGCAATAAAAACGTTGGCTTTGGAGACtttaatattagaaaaaaaaaattatcttttttacaaagaaaaaggccaaaaaaaaaaaattatatatatatatatatatgtatgtatatatatggtgaaagccaacgctttttaaGCAATAAAAGCATTACCTTGGTGATTTCAATATtaagttatttttctttaaaaaaaaaaaaaaaaaaaaaaaaaggaaggggggaaagccaatgcttttaagcattaaaagcgttggcttcgGTGCtttcaatatttgaaaaaaaaaaaacaaaaactcaaaaTTCTGGAATTCGACATGATCAGCTCTGGAGGAAGCTCACCGGAGAAGCCATTTTCGATGAGGAACTGACATTTGGGGCTGAGATTGGTACGTATCTTCGATTGGAGGATGGAGGGATGGTTCGAAATCAATTTGGCTATCTGGGAATCTTCGAATTTGTGAGATACTAGGAAACTGAGGACGGATTGGGAATTCTTGGCATTACTCTTACGATTGAGTTGGAGGGTTTTGGAAGCAGTGAGAGCCACTTCAAAAGGAACCACACATGAATTCACCAAGAAATCAACtgtgaatgatgatgataaagaaGAAGATGTGTTTTGacaagtagtagtagtagtagttgtAGGAAGTGTTGCCCATGTTttcaaaaagcatttttttcgTAGCAAAGAAAGTAGAATTTTAAACTCCGTTGCTGCAGCCACTTTGatttgaacaagaagaaaaagacgCTGACTGACTGCGATTTTGGACCACTATTGTTTTCCGTTCTCCTATGAGTCCTGTTAATTGTGGCAAAaatggaaagagaaagaaggaaaaagaaagacctGAATGCCATGTTCAAGGAAGTAAAGCTCTGAACAAGCATTACCCACTTGGATTCCAGCCTGACGGAGATGCAATCTctcatttttcactttttttttttagcacagagagagagagagagagagagagagagagagagagagagagagagagattaaagaTGGAAAGGATAAATGCTTTGCACcgaatatatatgtttatgttgtatatttatttatttatttttttttgggtcaatgcTTGATGGATTTCGTTGCAATTTTTCCAATCCTTTGATGGGAATTATGGAGGAGGGTAAGAAAAGGAAATCCCCATTTAACAATAGAGAGCCCTTTGGCAACTTGCTGCCAGATTTCTGTCAAAACAAATCAACATGTATACAAGAAGTGCTAGTAATTTTTCTagagctttctttttctttttctgcaatttttttgGAATCATATCTGGTAGGGAGATTgtggagctttttttttttttttttttttcttttggtaatgcTTTTCTTTTGCTGTGAATCTTTTAATTGATGGTGTGAGCGGGCGCCGTGGCGTCGGACGGAAAGAGAATTTCGGCAATTTTTCTCACATGAGGGAACTTTAAATTTGAACTGTCTATACCTATAGTTTTGAATCTAATGGTTAAAATTTTTAGCATGTTTTTGGACCATACTATTTTGATTAGATCGGACATGATCatagaaaaactatatatatatatatatatatatataattttaatatgttgGTAAAACATAACTCATGCCTTAGAGTATTTCCAATAATAAATGCAGATTGCGCTTTATGTATCAGAAGAAATAACGTTGTTTAAACCTATgtgacataaataaaaattttgaaattgtttttgatGGTAGCCtatataaaagttatttataactattaatttattacatattttattaattttttccactactttttaaaaaaattgacttttaagaaaaattttaattagaaaactTTACCATGTTTAATAAAGcttttaaaaatagatattcATCTTGACAATACCTACACCATATTGGCTTGACATTCAATctatatagtattattattattattattggagacaaatttttttaaaaaatgtagaTTACTTATGTAGCATATTTTTTTGCACAATCCATATTCCTATTGAATACACTCTTATGTTAGAAATTTATTGATGCAAGAAAGCACTAAGGCTTGTTACCCAATCatgcatttaattttaaattattgattaaGTGACTACCTTCAACATTTGTCACccaatcatatttttaattttaaattattaattaaactaGTAGGTCTAACATTTGTTATGACAACACGTTTGCATCCATATTAAGAAGCATATTCTCAATATTCTCAATATATCatgactatatatacatataaatatacatatatgccaAATAAATAGGTAGAAGAAAATTAAGAGAAATTCTTATTTAAACATAAAGATAGATAACatatacatgcatacatatgCATGTCCTtcgatttataatttttttcatagagAAATCCTAATAGTAAcctttatttatcaattaaagCTCCCacatagataaaaataataagggcAGTATAACATATCGCCCTTAATAAGGACGTTGCCCAACATAGTTGCCTGGAGGATCATAGTTGCAGCCAATGAAGGTGCCTCCTCCATTGTCGCACTTAACCTTTGCACAGCCTACACGAGCCGAGTTTCGCCAAACCACCTGAGTGTAATGCCCGCACTGTTTTCCGGCAGCACAGGAGTTGGAGTTGTAGTCATAATCGGCCTTTTCATCGACCCACATCTTGACGGCGTCAGTGCCTGAAAGGTCTGCACTGCTCCATGCAAGGTTCTCGCCGTAAGGTCCTCCAGAGTGAACCAGCTTGCAGTCGCCTTTGCGTTGATTGGCATAGTCTTGTGCAAAGGCTGCAACCCTGTCGTCCCAAACCAGGGGTCCAACACCCACCGCGGATCTAGCAGAGTTGTGGGCATTCAGATAGTCTTGTGGGGAGTCTTGGGCATGGATGGTGTGGACTGTGGCCAAGCCCAGCACGTAAATGAGTGCTATGGAAAGCTTAGAAATACccattttttggttttgtaattTGAATGGGAATATTGATGAGTTGAGGGAGACAATGAGGGGGATTTTATAGGGATAAGAgtgttgaattttatttgggTGAGCATTGGATGGGCTAGGAGGAGGGTGTTCATATTACGCAACttgttaaaccaaaaaaaatatttgcaagGCAGCCACGCACTTAGAA
This genomic interval carries:
- the LOC107427101 gene encoding pathogenesis-related protein 1: MGISKLSIALIYVLGLATVHTIHAQDSPQDYLNAHNSARSAVGVGPLVWDDRVAAFAQDYANQRKGDCKLVHSGGPYGENLAWSSADLSGTDAVKMWVDEKADYDYNSNSCAAGKQCGHYTQVVWRNSARVGCAKVKCDNGGGTFIGCNYDPPGNYVGQRPY